A portion of the Pleuronectes platessa chromosome 15, fPlePla1.1, whole genome shotgun sequence genome contains these proteins:
- the hrh2b gene encoding histamine receptor H2b, whose protein sequence is MISTALRWFVLVLFIILTISGNMLVCLAVGLSRRLRCIANCFVVALALTDLLLGLLVLPLTATVELRGGKWPFGGALCNIYLSLDVMLCASSILTLMAISVDRYLAISAPLSYSRRVTPLTVTLALIAIWAVSLAVSFVPIHLGLNTVDYKVQHLDWGLGDEDKEGRYCQFEWNNNYVLIYAFGSFYLPLLLMSGMYLCIFRVAREQVRRIRAAMPSYPRTTTTAALAHEHKATVTLGAVLGAFIICWFPYFTFLICMSIKDKTNPPNTLHSVILWLGYFNSALNPILYPAFNRDFRRAYGDLLRCRGHSRRKLLFTRLFVHKRLNLTNRQKVMQQSETRTDKVMKGNEGKSLSLHERNGIPDEPW, encoded by the exons ATGATCTCCACAGCCCTCCGCTGGTTTGTCCTGGTGTTGTTCATCATTCTGACCATCAGTGGGAACATGCTAGTGTGTTTGGCTGTCGGGCTCAGCCGTAGACTGCGGTGCATCGCCAACTGCTTTGTGGTGGCACTGGCACTGACGGACCTGCTACTGGGCCTGCTGGTGCTGCCCCTGACTGCTACCGTGGAGCTGCGTGGTGGGAAATGGCCCTTCGGGGGAGCCCTTTGTAACATCTACCTCTCGCTGGACGTCATGCTGTGTGCCTCCTCCATCCTGACCCTGATGGCGATCAGTGTGGACCGATACCTGGCCATTTCAGCTCCGCTCAGCTACTCCCGGAGGGTCACCCCACTGACGGTGACGCTGGCCCTCATTGCCATCTGGGCCGTGTCGCTGGCCGTGTCCTTTGTGCCCATCCACCTGGGCTTGAACACGGTGGACTACAAAGTGCAGCACTTGGACTGGGGCTTGGGGGATGAGGACAAAGAGGGACGCTACTGCCAGTTTGAATGGAATAACAACTACGTTCTCATTTATGCCTTCGGCTCATTTTACCTGCCTCTGCTGCTTATGAGTGGAATGTACCTTTGCATATTCAGAGTGGCACGAGAACAG GTGCGGCGTATTCGTGCTGCCATGCCGTCATATCCACGCACAACGACGACCGCAGCCCTAGCCCACGAGCACAAAGCCACAGTGACCCTGGGAGCAGTACTGGGGGCCTTCATCATCTGCTGGTTCCCTTACTTTACTTTCCTAATCTGCATGAGCATAAAGGACAAGACAAATCCTCCCAACACGCTTCACTCTGTGATCCTGTGGCTGGGCTACTTCAATTCAGCCCTGAACCCCATCCTGTACCCAGCCTTCAACAGGGATTTCCGCAGGGCCTACGGAGACCTGCTTCGGTGCAGGGGACATTCTCGCAGAAAACTGTTGTTCACCCGCTTGTTCGTGCATAAAAGACTGAACTTAACTAACAGACAGAAGGTGATGCAGCAGTCGGAGACACGTACGGACAAAGTTATGAAAGGAAATGAGGGGAAGAGCCTCTCCCTTCATGAGAGAAACGGTATCCCTGATGAGCCGTGGTGA